A part of Paraliobacillus zengyii genomic DNA contains:
- a CDS encoding O-methyltransferase, translated as MDKETEEYLSSLIESQDNWVKELEIYANANHVPIMEPTGIAFLKQIIRMKKPKKILEIGTAIGYSALQMASAYPSTTIVTIERDLLRYQEAISNISNYGDTDTIDLVFGDALDISNEVEVKGKFDLLFIDAAKGQYQRFFELYSPFLNEDGIIISDNVLFKGMVATDSSQNKGQQRIATKIRAYNEWLVNMSAYHTTIVPIGDGIAITTKKQQHDNKGDS; from the coding sequence ATGGACAAGGAAACGGAAGAATATTTATCCAGTTTAATTGAATCACAGGATAATTGGGTAAAAGAGCTAGAGATTTATGCTAATGCTAACCACGTTCCAATTATGGAACCAACTGGTATTGCTTTTTTAAAACAAATAATTCGAATGAAAAAGCCAAAAAAAATACTTGAAATAGGCACCGCTATTGGCTATTCTGCCTTACAAATGGCAAGTGCATATCCTAGTACTACTATTGTAACAATAGAACGAGACCTACTAAGATATCAAGAAGCTATTAGTAATATTTCAAACTATGGTGATACTGACACTATCGATTTAGTTTTCGGTGATGCGCTCGATATTAGTAATGAAGTAGAAGTAAAAGGGAAGTTTGATCTTCTTTTTATCGATGCAGCAAAAGGACAATATCAACGATTTTTCGAATTGTATTCGCCATTTTTAAATGAAGATGGCATTATTATATCTGATAATGTTTTATTCAAAGGAATGGTTGCTACTGACAGTAGCCAAAATAAAGGACAACAACGTATTGCAACAAAGATTCGTGCCTATAATGAATGGTTAGTTAACATGTCAGCTTATCATACTACAATTGTACCTATAGGCGATGGGATAGCAATAACAACAAAAAAACAACAACATGATAATAAAGGGGATAGTTAA
- the mltG gene encoding endolytic transglycosylase MltG — protein sequence MSTSDNEKKKKHIEEDNQHTQESIDDKESMKSYKSRGELFIQRCQEASLVRKIVATILVLLTIALVVGGISGYIYVRDGLAPVDSSDETLKTIEIPLGSSTSQIANILEEEGIVSNAFIYRFYVKFNNAAEFQAGEYQLSPSMTLAQVTDKLQTGNVMQEAVINVTIPEGKSIDEIAALYENNAGIDGDEFIERMQDEAYISQLIQTYPSILSEEILDTDIRYPLEGYLFAATYPFYTEDPSIDNIIKTMLEKTEQVVLTYQSQINEMEDFSMHEVITLASLVEKEARTEEDRKKIAGVFYNRLENDMRLQTDPTVLYALGTHKDRVLLEDLEVESPYNTYRIDGIPVGPISNFSENSLKAIIEPEDTEFLFFVAALDGEIYYAETFERHKELAKEHLDRDL from the coding sequence ATGTCCACATCTGATAACGAAAAGAAAAAGAAACATATAGAAGAAGACAACCAACACACACAAGAGAGCATAGATGATAAAGAATCAATGAAGTCTTATAAATCACGTGGAGAGCTTTTTATTCAAAGATGTCAAGAAGCTAGTTTAGTAAGAAAGATTGTTGCAACAATACTTGTACTACTGACAATAGCCTTAGTTGTAGGAGGTATATCTGGATACATATATGTGAGGGATGGGCTTGCACCCGTTGACTCGAGTGATGAAACTTTAAAAACCATTGAGATCCCACTCGGATCATCCACATCTCAAATAGCGAATATATTAGAAGAAGAGGGTATTGTTAGTAATGCTTTTATTTATCGTTTTTACGTAAAGTTTAACAATGCTGCGGAATTTCAAGCTGGTGAATACCAGTTGTCTCCATCCATGACGTTAGCTCAAGTCACAGACAAATTACAAACCGGTAATGTAATGCAAGAGGCTGTAATTAATGTAACCATACCAGAAGGTAAAAGTATTGATGAAATTGCAGCATTATATGAGAACAATGCTGGTATTGATGGAGATGAATTTATTGAAAGAATGCAAGATGAAGCTTATATTAGTCAGCTAATTCAAACGTATCCATCAATCTTATCGGAAGAAATATTAGACACAGACATCCGTTACCCATTAGAAGGTTATTTATTTGCAGCTACTTATCCATTTTATACAGAAGATCCTTCTATAGACAACATTATAAAAACAATGTTAGAAAAAACGGAACAAGTAGTATTAACGTATCAATCACAGATCAATGAAATGGAAGATTTTTCGATGCACGAAGTTATTACATTAGCTTCATTAGTTGAGAAAGAAGCACGTACAGAAGAGGATCGCAAGAAAATTGCAGGTGTATTTTATAATCGATTAGAAAACGATATGAGGCTACAAACAGATCCAACTGTTTTGTATGCATTAGGTACACATAAAGACCGAGTTTTACTTGAGGACTTGGAAGTTGAATCACCTTATAATACCTACAGGATAGATGGGATACCTGTGGGACCAATTTCTAATTTTAGTGAAAACTCATTAAAAGCAATTATAGAACCTGAAGATACAGAATTTTTATTCTTTGTAGCTGCTCTAGACGGTGAAATTTATTATGCTGAAACATTTGAAAGACACAAAGAATTAGCCAAAGAACATTTAGATCGAGATTTATAG